Proteins co-encoded in one Maylandia zebra isolate NMK-2024a linkage group LG16, Mzebra_GT3a, whole genome shotgun sequence genomic window:
- the LOC143412905 gene encoding uncharacterized protein LOC143412905: MPRKEDRKLAWLAALRLKHPPKRVYVCSFHFIDKKPTELHPDPELYLGYDRPPPKKRRRLTRTTLSVTASSNTNKNTESVPDSTVLRSVELDQASISTQPPEPHLHSVHTQWEDPSQQDHQYCNRSRRKDVQDKMSQCDEVAYFILQNDADALLYTGIALETFNTLVSTLEGYDNNEFTMPVRDQVLMTLMKLKSNRVIGDLSRQFHISQSMASKIISHWLDKLEEVLRPLIPWLPKETIQATMPEAFKKNFPNSTCIIDCSETLLQKPRNLGSRGESYSHYYSHNTVKYLVAVAPCGLIMFVSAATEAFP, encoded by the exons ATGCCGCGGAAGGAGGATCGGAAACTGGCGTGGCTGGCAGCTTTAAGACTCAAACACCCTCCAAAGAGAGTTTATGTTTGCTCCTTTCATTTTATCGATAAAAAGCCCACAGAGCTACACCCCGACCCGGAGCTTTATCTGGGCTATGACCGACCCCCAccgaagaaaagaagaaggctCACTCGGACCACTTTGAGTGTGACAGCTTCCAGTAATacgaacaaaaacacagaatctGTACCCG ACTCCACAGTGTTACGTTCAGTGGAATTAGACCAGGCCAGCATCTCCAcacaaccccctgagccacatcTGCACTCAGTCCACACACAGTGGGAGGATCCTTCGCAACAAGACCATCAATACTGCAACAGGTCTCGCAGAAAAGATGTGCAGGATAAGATGAGTCAGTGTGATGAAGTTGCATATTTCATTCTTCAAAATGATGCAGACGCTTTGCTGTACACTGGGATAGCCTTAGAAACATTTAACACACTTGTGTCGACACTGGAAGGATATGACAACAATGAATTTACCATGCCTGTCCGAGATCAAGTCCTCATGACACTTATGAAATTAAAGAGTAACCGTGTAATAGGTGACCTAAGCCGCCAGTTTCATATATCACAAAGCATGGCCAGCAAGATCATCTCACACTGGTTAGACAAGCTGGAGGAAGTTCTCCGACCATTAATTCCATGGCTGCCAAAAGAAACTATTCAAGCAACTATGCCTGAAGCCTTCAAGAAGAACTTTCCAAATAGTACATGCATTATAGACTGCAGTGAGACCCTTTTACAGAAACCCAGAAATCTGGGCTCAAGAGGGGAATCATACAGCCATTATTATTCACacaacacagtcaaatatttgGTTGCTGTTGCACCATGTGGActaatcatgtttgtgtctgcg GCTACAGAGGCGTTTCCCTGA
- the LOC106674872 gene encoding olfactory receptor 11A1-like, translating into MDNVSVITVFTLAGLSDIANYRVTLFVLTLLCYCVIWLVNLTIIVTVIVDKKLHEPMYIFLCNLCVNGLYGTAAFYPKFLYDLLSTTHVISYAGCLLQGFALHSSICADFSLLALMAYDRYVAICRPLVYHSLMTKQKVCIFVFFAWFFPIYLMLLSTITTAVLRLCGTHIPRIYCINWLINNLACSASAARIVIPAFNYTFYIGHILFVFWTYVHLVKTCQSSKENWNKFMQTCVPHLFSLIVVAVSFLFDMLYVRFGSKEFPQNVENFMAMEILLIPPIINPVMYGFKLTKIRNRVLNFICGISSTLRLKL; encoded by the coding sequence ATGGATAATGTTTCAGTAATTACTGTTTTTACTCTTGCAGGTTTAAGTGATATTGCAAACTACAGGGTCACTCTCTTTGTTCTCACTTTACTGTGTTACTGTGTGATTTGGCTGGTAAATTTGACGATAATTGTGACAGTCATTGTGGATAAAAAACTTCATGAACCCATGTACATCTTCCTCTGCAATCTGTGTGTCAATGGACTCTATGGGACTGCTGCATTTTATCCCAAGTTTCTCTACGATCTTCTGTCCACCACTCATGTTATCTCTTATGCAGGATGCCTTTTACAGGGTTTTGCATTGCACTCTTCAATTTGTGCTGACTTCTCTCTCCTAGCTCTCATGGCCTATGACAGATACGTGGCTATATGTCGACCTCTTGTGTACCACTCTCTGATGACTAAACAAAAAGTTTGtatctttgtattttttgcttGGTTTTTTCCCATTTATCTTATGCTCTTGAGCACGATAACAACAGCAGTGTTGAGGTTATGTGGCACACACATACCAAGAATCTACTGTATAAACTGGTTAATTAATAATCTGGCTTGCTCTGCCTCTGCAGCTAGAATTGTTATTCCTGCTTTTAATTACACCTTTTATATCGGCCAtatcctttttgttttctggaCTTATGTACATCTGGTCAAAACATGTCAGTCGTCGAAAGAAAACTGGAACAAATTCATGCAGACATGTGTaccacatttattttctttaatagTTGTTGCtgtgtcttttttgtttgaTATGTTATATGTGCGATTTGGCTCAAAAGAATTTCCACAAAATGTTGAGAATTTCATGGCAATGGAAATTCTCCTCATCCCACCAATTATTAATCCCGTCATGTATGGatttaaattaacaaaaataagAAACAGAGTTTTGAATTTTATATGTGGTATAAGTTCAACTTTGAGACTAAAATTATAA
- the LOC101480890 gene encoding olfactory receptor 6C1-like has protein sequence MDNVSVIAVFTLSGLRDIANYRVILFVLTLLCYCVIWLVNVTIIVTVIVDKKLHEPMYIFLCNLCVNGLYGTAAFYPKFLYDLLSTTHVISYAGCLLQGFVLHSAVAADFSLLALMAYDRYVAICRPLVYHSLMTTQKISIFVFFAWLIPFYLLLMSTITTATSRLCGSHIPRIYCVNWLIANLACSASVARNVIPAFNYTFYVGHVVFVFWSYVYLIKTCQSSKENWNKFMQTCVPHLFSLTVVVVSLLFDMLYMRFGSKEIAQNVENFMAMEFLLIPPIMNPLMYGLKLTKIRKRVLNFICVSSSVSSSVTNSSCSSAISFVICSTTCSATYRS, from the exons ATGGATAATGTTTCAGTAATTGCTGTTTTTACTCTCTCAGGTTTACGTGATATTGCAAACTACAGGGTCATTCTCTTTGTTCTCACTTTACTGTGTTACTGTGTGATTTGGCTGGTAAATGTGACGATAATTGTGACAGTCATTGTGGATAAAAAACTTCATGAACCCATGTACATCTTCCTCTGCAATCTGTGTGTCAATGGACTCTATGGGACAGCTGCATTTTATCCCAAGTTTCTCTATGATCTTCTGTCCACCACTCATGTCATCTCTTATGCAGGATGCCTTTTGCAGGGTTTTGTATTGCACTCTGCAGTTGCTGCTGACTTCTCTCTCCTAGCTCTCATGGCCTATGACAGATACGTGGCTATATGTCGACCTCTTGTGTACCACTCTCTGATGACTACACAAAAAATttctatttttgtattttttgcttGGCTTATTCCCTTTTATCTTCTCTTAATGAGCACGATAACAACAGCAACATCGAGGTTATGTGGCTCACACATACCAAGAATCTACTGTGTAAACTGGTTAATTGCTAATCTAGCTTGCTCTGCCTCTGTAGCTAGAAATGTTATTCCTGCTTTTAATTACACCTTTTATGTTGgccatgttgtttttgttttctggtcTTATGTATATCTGATCAAAACATGTCAATCATCCAAAGAAAACTGGAACAAATTCATGCAGACATGTGTACCACATTTATTCTCTTTAACAGTTGTTGTTGTGTCTTTGCTTTTTGATATGTTATACATGCGATTTGGCTCAAAAGAAATAGCACAAAATGTTGAGAATTTCATGGCAATGGAGTTTCTCCTTATCCCACCAATCATGAATCCCCTCATGTATGGACTGAAActaacaaaaataagaaaaagagtTTTGAATTTTATATGTG TCTCTAGCTCTGTCTCTAGTTCAGTTACCAACTCTTCCTGCAGCTCAGCCATTAGCTTTGTCATCTGCTCCACCACCTGCTCAGCTACCTACCGAAGCTAG